The following coding sequences lie in one Miscanthus floridulus cultivar M001 chromosome 9, ASM1932011v1, whole genome shotgun sequence genomic window:
- the LOC136481727 gene encoding probable pectinesterase/pectinesterase inhibitor 35: MRRLEAVLAAWPCAIATVVLLALATGVAAANEAKHDVGGGVSKIGTTAAPSSTIVNVTAICLTTPYPSACETALSSSPAPPGGSSSSSSRADDPFAASVQYAMARAASARVVARNLSAARRPRGAPPGVQDCAELLDISLDQLGDALAVAAAGAGGAAGDVDGVTTWLSAALTNQATCADSLVADPASAGREAVRARVSALTQFIATALALHVNKLKAHDSSRGGSPSGSPPTPPTPAAAAFPSWVTQQDRNLLESSSPAAAIGAIVADAVVALDGSGTHRSINEAIAAVTAGNGSGGGGRKVIHVKAGRYEESVTISSKQKNVMLMGEGKGKSVIVGHKSAGEGYTTYASATVAAMGSGFIAKGLTIVNSAGPGKGQAVALRVGGDLSVVYQCGIQAYQDTLYVHSGRQFYAASDIAGTVDFVFGNAAVVLQSCNIQARRPSPGQEDTVTAQGRTDPNQNTGISIHRCRVTGAPDLGGTPVYLGRPWQRYSRTVVMETFLDRSVAPAGWLEWSGQFALSTLYYGEYGNTGPGAGTSRRVTWPGVHTSLSRSDAARFTVAEFILGDAWLGGTGVSYISGL, from the exons ATGCGAAGGCTAGAGGCggtccttgctgcatggccttgcGCCATTGCCACGGTGGTGCTGCTAGCTCTCGCGACGGGAGTGGCTGCGGCCAACGAAGCGAAGCATGACGTGGGCGGCGGCGTCTCGAAGATCGGCACCACCGCAGCACCATCGTCGACCATCGTCAACGTCACCGCGATCTGCCTGACGACGCCGTACCCGAGTGCGTGCGAGACGGCGCTCTCGTCGTCGCCGGCGCCGCCGGGCGGCTCATCATCATCCAGCAGCAGGGCCGACGACCCGTTCGCAGCGTCCGTGCAGTACGCGATGGCCCGGGCCGCGTCGGCGCGCGTGGTGGCGCGGAACCTCTCGGCCGCGCGTCGTCCCCGCGGCGCGCCGCCGGGCGTGCAGGACTGCGCCGAGCTGCTCGACATCAGCCTGGACCAGCTGGGCGACGCGCTCGCCGTGGCGGCCGCGGGCGCAGGGGGCGCGGCGGGCGACGTGGACGGGGTCACCACGTGGCTCAGCGCCGCGCTAACGAACCAGGCCACTTGCGCGGACAGCCTCGTGGCAGACCCGGCCTCCGCGGGGCGCGAGGCCGTGCGCGCGCGCGTCTCCGCGCTCACCCAGTTCATCGCCACCGCGCTGGCTCTGCACGTCAACAAGTTAAAGGCTCACGATAGCAGCCGCGGCGGCTCACCGTCCGGCTCGCCACCCACACCGCCgacgccagcggcggcggcgttccCGTCCTGGGTGACCCAGCAGGACCGGAACCTCCTGGAGTCGTCGTCCCCGGCGGCAGCGATTGGCGCCATCGTGGCGGACGCAGTGGTCGCGCTGGACGGCAGCGGGACGCACCGGAGCATCAACGAGGCGATCGCGGCCGTGACCGCGGGgaacggcagcggcggcggaggaAGGAAGGTAATACACGTGAAGGCCGGGCGGTACGAGGAGAGCGTGACCATCTCGAGCAAGCAGAAGAACGTGATGCTGATGGGCGAGGGCAAGGGGAAGAGCGTCATCGTCGGCCACAAGAGCGCCGGCGAGGGCTACACTACCTACGCCTCCGCCACCGTCG CTGCGATGGGGTCGGGCTTCATCGCCAAGGGCCTGACGATCGTGAACAGCGCGGGGCCAGGGAAGGGCCAGGCGGTGGCGCTGCGCGTCGGCGGCGACCTCTCGGTGGTGTACCAGTGCGGCATCCAGGCGTACCAGGACACGCTCTACGTCCACTCGGGCCGCCAGTTCTACGCGGCCTCCGACATCGCCGGCACGGTGGACTTCGTCTTCGGCAACGCGGCCGTGGTGCTGCAGAGCTGCAACATCCAGGCGCGGAGGCCGAGCCCCGGGCAGGAGGACACGGTGACGGCGCAGGGCCGGACGGACCCGAACCAGAACACCGGCATCTCCATCCACCGGTGCAGGGTCACCGGCGCGCCGGACCTCGGCGGCACGCCGGTCTACCTGGGCCGGCCGTGGCAGAGGTACTCGCGGACCGTCGTGATGGAGACCTTCCTCGACCGGTCAGTCGCGCCGGCCGGGTGGCTCGAGTGGTCGGGGCAGTTCGCTCTCAGCACATTGTACTACGGGGAGTACGGGAACACCGGGCCTGGTGCCGGGACCAGCCGGCGTGTGACGTGGCCCGGAGTGCACACGTCACTGTCCAGGTCGGATGCCGCGAGGTTTACCGTGGCGGAGTTCATCCTGGGAGACGCGTGGTTGGGTGGCACTGGAGTCAGCTATATTTCAGGACTGTGA